The genomic segment AGGTGCTCAAGAAAAAGGGCCTGAATACCGCCGTAGGCGACGAGGGCGGCTTTGCGCCCAACCTCAGTTCCAATGAAGAAGCCTGCGCGGTAATTATGGAGGCCATCGAGGCGGCCGGCTACCGGCCGGGGGAAGATGTGGCCCTGGCCATCGATCCCGCGGCCACAGAGTTTTTCAAGGAAGACCGCTACATGCTGGAAGGGAAGCCTTTCACTGCGGAGGAGTTGATTGACTTTTACGCTTCCCTGGTAGAGCGCTATCCCATCCTTTCCATTGAGGACGGCCTGGCCGAGGACGACTGGGAGAACTGGCCGAAGCTTACTGCCCGCCTGGGCGGCAGGGTGCAGATAGTGGGGGACGACCTTTACGTTACCAATACGGAAAGGCTTCAAAAGGGGATCGAACTGCGGGCCAGCAATTCCATCCTGATCAAGGTGAACCAGATCGGCACCCTCACCGAAACTCTGGAAGCCATTGAAATGGCCCGGCGGGCCGGGTTCACTGCGGTGGTCAGCCACCGTTCCGGGGAGACGGAAGACACCTTCATTGCCGACCTGGTGGTGGCCACCGGTACCGGCATGATTAAGACCGGAGCGCCTTCCCGGACCGACCGGGTGGCCAAGTACAACCAGTTGCTGCGCATAGAGGAACAACTTGGTGATACCGCTATTTATCCGGGCCGGAACGCCCTGAGAACCTCACGTCTCCAATTTATCCCGCATGTGTAATTGTCAATTATTATTGTTCTGTGCTATAATAACAACGAATGGAAGGGGAGGTGCCAGCGGGTGTTAAAAGGCGTTTTAATAGCCTTTCACGTTCTCTTAAGCATTGCTCTCATTGCCACAGTGCTTTTGCAGTCGGGAAGAAGTGCCGGGCTCTCCGGGGCCATAGCCGGGGGAGCGGAGGTTTTGTTCGGTAAAAAGAAAGGGTTGGACGAATTTTTCAGCAAACTGACTACGGTAGTGGCGGTGTTATTTGCCATTACATCACTGGTTTTGGGCTTATGGATATAAGCCCATTGTCTTATTCTTTGCAGGCTGCCGTCCACCAGCCAGAAGATTTATAAAAGAAAGGTGTGCGGCGCCTGTTACCGGGAAGGGGAGGTGATCGGGAGGGGGAGGTTAGGTATTTTATGACAGGCTGTTTAAAAAATTAACCATGGGGGGGAATATTCTTGGTACAGTCGTGGGTGACCTATTCCGGGATAGTGGCTGCCATTATCGGGATCCTGTTTGCAGGTTATCTGGCCTCATGGGTACTTAGTCGTCCAGCCGGTTCCCAGCGCATGCAGGAAATTTCGGCGGCCATTCAGGAAGGGGCTATGGCCTATCTCAACCGGCAGTATAAGACCATAGCCCTGGTTGGTGTGATAGTAGCCCTGATTATCCTGTTCGGCCTTAACTACTGGACAGCAGTCGGCTTTGTCATCGGTGCTGTTTTCTCCGGTTTGTGCGGTTATATCGGCATGTACGTGACCACCCGGGGCAATACCCGTGTGGCGGAAGCGGCCAAGTCCGGCATCGGCTATGCCCTGCAGGTGGCTTTCCGGGGCGGCGCCGTGACGGGGATGATGTGTGTGAGCCTGGCCCTTTTGGGCGTATCGGCCATGTACGTCATTTTTAAGGACCCGGTGGCGCTGGTGGGCCTGGGCTTTGGCGGTTCGCTGATCAGCGTGTTTGCCCGTCTGGGCGGCGGCATTTACACCAAGAGTGCCGACGTCGGCGCCGACCTGGTGGGTAAGGTGGAAGCCGGCATTCCCGAAGACGACCCCCGGAACCCGGCGGTTATTGCCGACAACGTGGGTGACAACGTCGGTGACTGTGCCGGTATGGCTGCCGACCTCTTCGAGACCTATGCCGTGACTGCTGTCGGTGCCATGCTCCTCGGTTTCCTGATCTTCAAAGATCAACCCCAGTACGTGGTCTATCCCATGGTTCTGGGAGCAGTCGCAATCATTGCCTCCATTATCGGTACCTTCTTTGTCCGGATGGGCGGCGGTACCAACATCATGGGCGCCCTGTACAAGGGGCTCTGGGCTTCCGCCATCCTGGCCCTGATCGGCTTCTGGTTTGTCACCGGTGCCGTGCTGGGCTCCACTGCCTTCTTCTGGCCCGCTCTCATCGGCGTGGTCGTCACCGTAGCCATCGTGTACATTACCGACTACTATACATCCAAGAGTTTCCGCCCGGTGAAGTCCATTGCTGAAGCTTCCCAGTCCGGTCACGCCACCAACATCATTACCGGTATCTCTGTGGCTATGGAGGCCGGCGTTTTGCCTGCCATTGTAATCATAGCCGGTATTCTGATTTCCTACCTGATCGGCGGCGGCGGGGCGGAAGGGCTCTATGCCATCGGTATTGCTTCCATGGCCATGCTCTCCATGACCGGTATCATCGTGGCCATTGACTCCTACGGGCCCATTACCGATAATGCCGGCGGTATTGCCGAAATGGCCGAGCTGCCGGAAGAAGTGCGCAACATCACCGACCCGCTGGATGCCGTGGGCAACACCACCAAAGCGGTGACCAAGGGTTACGCCATTGGTTCTGCCGGCCTGGCGGCCATCGTGCTCTTTGCCGACTACACCCACCACCTGGCGGACTTTGTTCCCAGTGAGAAGCTCACCTTCTCCATCCACAACCCGTGGGTGCTGGCCGGCCTGTTCATCGGTGCTGCCCTGCCCTACCTGTTCTCCTCCCTGGCCATTGGTGCCGTGGGCCGGGCGGCCTACGAGGTGGTCAACGAGGTGCGGCGGCAGTTCCGGGAAATTAAGGGCATTATGGAGGGTAAGGCCAAGCCGGAATATGGCCGTTGCGTGGATATCGTCACCCGCCGTGCCCTGAAGGAAATGATCCTGCCCGGACTGATCCCCGTTCTCTCCCCAGTGATCGTAGGCCTGCTCCTGGGACGGGACGCCCTGGGCGGCATGCTGATGGGCACCATCATCAGCGGTCTCTTCCTGGCCATCTTCCAGACCTCCGGCGGCGGTGCCTGGGACAACGCCAAGAAGTACATTGAAGAGGGCATGTACGGCGGCAAGGGTACTCCCACCCATGCTGCGGCGGTAACCGGCGACACCGTCGGAGACCCGCTGAAGGATACGGCGGGACCGGCCATCAACCCGATGATCAAGATCGTGAATATCGTGGCGCTGCTGATCATCCCGTTGATTGCCAATATCGCCCGCTAGGATCAAAACTGGCAATAAAAAATGCCCCTGCCGTATGCGGCAGGGGTACTTTTATATGCGCGGCCTGAGTTAACCCACTTTCCAGTTGCCCTTACCCCGGCTTCCGTTTGCGGTGATTACCGCCTCAACCGAGCAACCCCTGAATGGAAAGGCGTCGCCATACGCCTTTGCCGGTGATGTCGATACTCACCCCATCCGGGGCTACCCTGGCATTTTTCGGGAGAAACACCTTGAGGCCGTTGGCCTCGGTCTGGTGGAACCTTTCCACGTCGGCAGGTAAGCCTGCATACACGGCAGGCTCATAGGTCATGCCTCCTCACCCGCCGCAGAGTTCCATAACCAGGGTGATGGTATCGGTT from the Desulfofundulus luciae genome contains:
- the eno gene encoding phosphopyruvate hydratase, with translation MSTTIVDVYAREILDSRGNPTVEVDVLLEDGTLGRAAVPSGASTGAHEAVELRDGDPSRYLGKGVQKAVNNVIEKIAPEIIGFDATDQVGLDMTLIELDGTPNKSNLGANAVLGVSLATARAAAQAVGLPLYQYLGGVNARRLPVPMMNILNGGKHADNNVDIQEFMIMPVGAPSFAEALRMGAEVFHNLKKVLKKKGLNTAVGDEGGFAPNLSSNEEACAVIMEAIEAAGYRPGEDVALAIDPAATEFFKEDRYMLEGKPFTAEELIDFYASLVERYPILSIEDGLAEDDWENWPKLTARLGGRVQIVGDDLYVTNTERLQKGIELRASNSILIKVNQIGTLTETLEAIEMARRAGFTAVVSHRSGETEDTFIADLVVATGTGMIKTGAPSRTDRVAKYNQLLRIEEQLGDTAIYPGRNALRTSRLQFIPHV
- a CDS encoding CC/Se motif family (seleno)protein, with the protein product MVQVHVSDEARDYILQQTDTITLVMELCGGUGGMTYEPAVYAGLPADVERFHQTEANGLKVFLPKNARVAPDGVSIDITGKGVWRRLSIQGLLG
- the secG gene encoding preprotein translocase subunit SecG — its product is MLKGVLIAFHVLLSIALIATVLLQSGRSAGLSGAIAGGAEVLFGKKKGLDEFFSKLTTVVAVLFAITSLVLGLWI
- a CDS encoding sodium-translocating pyrophosphatase; translation: MVQSWVTYSGIVAAIIGILFAGYLASWVLSRPAGSQRMQEISAAIQEGAMAYLNRQYKTIALVGVIVALIILFGLNYWTAVGFVIGAVFSGLCGYIGMYVTTRGNTRVAEAAKSGIGYALQVAFRGGAVTGMMCVSLALLGVSAMYVIFKDPVALVGLGFGGSLISVFARLGGGIYTKSADVGADLVGKVEAGIPEDDPRNPAVIADNVGDNVGDCAGMAADLFETYAVTAVGAMLLGFLIFKDQPQYVVYPMVLGAVAIIASIIGTFFVRMGGGTNIMGALYKGLWASAILALIGFWFVTGAVLGSTAFFWPALIGVVVTVAIVYITDYYTSKSFRPVKSIAEASQSGHATNIITGISVAMEAGVLPAIVIIAGILISYLIGGGGAEGLYAIGIASMAMLSMTGIIVAIDSYGPITDNAGGIAEMAELPEEVRNITDPLDAVGNTTKAVTKGYAIGSAGLAAIVLFADYTHHLADFVPSEKLTFSIHNPWVLAGLFIGAALPYLFSSLAIGAVGRAAYEVVNEVRRQFREIKGIMEGKAKPEYGRCVDIVTRRALKEMILPGLIPVLSPVIVGLLLGRDALGGMLMGTIISGLFLAIFQTSGGGAWDNAKKYIEEGMYGGKGTPTHAAAVTGDTVGDPLKDTAGPAINPMIKIVNIVALLIIPLIANIAR